GCGGctttaaaaaaatccatatgtttttcttttcattatctTTCATCAAAACCACCATTGACACACCTGATTCAGAGTAAGGTAATGTAAAATCAACATATGAGGAGCGATTAGCTACAATTGTTGTGTCTCCAACCACAGCATCAAAGTTCTGCATTTTGAGAGAAGGATGTGAGGAATATCATATTATCAACAATGCAGCAAATGCAATAAATTTAACAACTTGTTGAGATAATAGATTGTAATTAATACAACATCACTTTCATATAAAACCATCATTGAAATTACTTGTATTGTATAGCAATCACAAGTTACTACCTCAacagttgtgaaaaaaattgtatcatgTACATATAATAACCAAGTATTGTAAACTAAAAATTTACCTTAAGTTTGATTTGGTAAAGAAGTTCATCATAAGTTCCTGCACTCTGTCCATTTTTAGTCACATAGGGCACAAATTCATGTGGAAGGGGGAAGGGTAACATATGCAACACAGCAAGGAACACATCAATTGAAAACCCggatatttttggtttattggTACGAGGACACCATTCAATCTTTATAAACTCATTAAAACCATCTCTTGCTGGAACCCCAATCCTTAActtttttggttggtttgttGTGTCTCCAGGCCAGACTGGTTGCTTAAGATTGTCCTTTGATACTGAGTATGCTATAGTATAAATGTCATCTACTTCTTTTGAAAGTCCTTTCTTGGTGTTCCAATACCCAATAATCCTCTTGGTTTGTCCTATCACATTGAAGATTTCAAAGGTTGAAGCTTTCAACTGTCCCTTAACCAAATAAAATTTCCCACTTAGGCCTTGAAATCTTGTGCTTGCAATTGTGTTGAGAAGCCTTAGACCAATTTCAGAAACTCCTATGGCTGCAAGGTCTACTTTACTTTCACGAGCATTTTGCTTTAAAAAGCTAGAATTATCTATATTGGCCTTCTCCACTGCCATAGCTAATGCCCAAATTGAATCATATGCTTTTAATCCAATGAGGTTTAACCCAAAAGTCTTATAGTTTGCTTTTCCTGAGGTGAGATTTGTTTTCCATCTTCTTTCAAAATCTTCTAGACCTTTCGAAATTTGTATGTAAGGCCTAATTCCTAATACACCTTGCATTGAATCCAAGACCTTTGAGTCAATAGTATCTAATGAACTCGATAGCCCTTGTGTCATTATCCATGCATACCCTTCACTCATCATTCTGGAATTCTTTACAAGCACAAAAAACTTTGAGGCGAGAGAAGCACGCATGTGTACAAGGAATATTCTTGTTTGCATTTCCTTTAAGTTGTTAAGCTCCTTTAAAATATCACTCTCTTTTGAAGATGGAGAAATGACACTTCTGTATGGCAATCGGACATCAACCTCTTGGAAAGCATCTATCAAACATAGAATTAAGTCATTGCCATAATCTGTGTCTTCATTGATAGTAATGACTTCTCGCCAACCATAAGCTTGAATTAAGGTGGCTAGGGCTTTCACTTGAGCTGAATCATCTTGGGTTGTCTGGATGAAAAATGGGTTATGGTTTGGGGAAAGAAAGGGACTTGTGGCTGAGAAAGAAAGTATAGGAACATGAGCCTTTTCACCAAGTTTTGCGACAAACTTAGCTTCCGTTGTCCTTTGAGGTCCTATGATGGCATGCACATTTTCGTTCTTCATCAGATCTAGAGCTGCATTTCACATGAATGAGTCAGGAAATCCATGTCTAGTGGATATATTCATTTGAAGTTGATTCatttcatgttttaaattaaatattacaaatctaaaaatatatctagtgtcaagttataaaaaaatttaaatgatgtAGCACTTTATAGTCTATACACTTTCAAatctatgaaataaaattttaaccatgAAATATACTTTATCCATTTCAAGTGAAATGAAGAGAACCCTGCTGAACTAGACGTTTGTTTAATTGTATACTTGCGTGCAACTACTTGATACACTTACCAATTTAGGTTTTTCTTAGAAATGCAAGtatgaaaattccaaaaaagtgGAATTTGAAGAATCAATAATATATAACAATGGGATGCAGCACTAAGCAGTAAGCACTACTGCTCTTATCATTGCCATGAAGTTAAGATAAACTTGTGTTTACAAATAAGTACTCTTGGAATGGAATGTAATGTATTAAAAgcaagggaaatgaatggaaaataatagaatgaaatggaattaagtaatCTTAATTcgatgttttaaaaaaatgaatgaaaatgaatggaatgtaagtaattttgtttgggagtaacatagagggaatagaatgaaataattttataataatattactattagacccttattttaaaataaatggttgaatatatataggtattttgggagttttggtaaaaaaatattaaatataatttcatttcttccaattcctcccaatttcgagggaaatgaaaaatttgaggttttaatggaatagagaggaatgagtgttcccttcTACCCATTCTATTCTCTCTTACTTAAACTCCCAAGCAAGGAAATGAACTTTCCATTCTCttcattaaaactctcaaacaagggaagaaaaaaatattttaaaattatttttttcattcttgtcCATTCTATTCCCTCTTCCAAATGAGGACTAAGTATAGCCATGTAGGAGAGAATTTGCATAACGCTTATATAAATAACATTGTCAAGAATTAAATgtatccaaataaacaaacaacaagAAAGATCATCATTGGAGGAATGGAATGCCTAAAGGCTTGTaaatagagaggaaaaaaaatgcgaTTTCGCAATATAATTAAACTAGTGGttgaattatttttctatataaagatATGTTTGCCTATGTGGAAGCATATTTTGAGATGTCTTACAGTTAAAATTTAGGACTTTGTGAAGGTCCATTCACATAAACAAGAAATATAATGTTAATATACACAACAATGTTTAATTTAACGTGATTTGGCCAACATGATGCTTACATTTATGAGCGATGCCAATCAAAATTCACTATTAGTGATAGTAGCCgcatataaaaaattgttgatttgatttttttttttttgttaagtgaaaagtgaaaatagTATATGAGATTTATAATAATTAGTCCCaaactctttttaaaataatgtgattACTTACTAACAAAGTATTATTGatacaatatattagattttctaaattaagctatttatatttgttatttgaaagtgtACATtttgtaaggtttttt
This genomic stretch from Castanea sativa cultivar Marrone di Chiusa Pesio chromosome 1, ASM4071231v1 harbors:
- the LOC142635926 gene encoding glutamate receptor 2.8-like, whose translation is MANLNHLLFFFLFLLLSLLGKQSMADDVVVRVGVVLDLNSTKGEVAKSYILMAVSDFYAVNSNYRTRLSLFIRDSKDDVIGAACAALDLMKNENVHAIIGPQRTTEAKFVAKLGEKAHVPILSFSATSPFLSPNHNPFFIQTTQDDSAQVKALATLIQAYGWREVITINEDTDYGNDLILCLIDAFQEVDVRLPYRSVISPSSKESDILKELNNLKEMQTRIFLVHMRASLASKFFVLVKNSRMMSEGYAWIMTQGLSSSLDTIDSKVLDSMQGVLGIRPYIQISKGLEDFERRWKTNLTSGKANYKTFGLNLIGLKAYDSIWALAMAVEKANIDNSSFLKQNARESKVDLAAIGVSEIGLRLLNTIASTRFQGLSGKFYLVKGQLKASTFEIFNVIGQTKRIIGYWNTKKGLSKEVDDIYTIAYSVSKDNLKQPVWPGDTTNQPKKLRIGVPARDGFNEFIKIEWCPRTNKPKISGFSIDVFLAVLHMLPFPLPHEFVPYVTKNGQSAGTYDELLYQIKLKNFDAVVGDTTIVANRSSYVDFTLPYSESGVSMVVLMKDNEKKNIWIFLKPLSWELWLAIGAATIFTGLVTWVLEHHVNNKFRGPPDQQIGTIFLFSFATLTSSYREKVVTNLSRFVLIIWAFMVLILTQSYTASLASMLTVQQLKPEFVDVKEIKRNGYFVGYHNDSFVRELLIKQFNIDESKLKPYRTPEEYDEALSNGTHNGGVAAIFDEIPYIKLFLSKYGSRYAMVGPIYKTDGFGFAFPRGSPLVSYISRAVLNVTEDTDKMTGIMRKYFESQTTCVDGSAEISTDSPSLGVYSFGGLFIIAGLTSMFSLLIHVVKFLHFHWPTSNIVPAEGSFWLKLIELVKHFDQKDQCSYPFRKNVSPLNPKISPDGFGASPSIDDKQNHSRTSSEGADNVDVYDDDENL